The Corynebacterium poyangense genome includes a window with the following:
- a CDS encoding ParA family protein: MAEQNDKSAQRESALHEGRLPKPERPRLITIANQKGGVGKTTSSVNLAAGLAEAGLKVLVIDIDPQGNASTALGVEHRAGTTSTYELLIGDATADEAMQKSPDFDSLYCIPATIDLAGAEIELVSLVRREYRLYDAVRGEFLDKHQFDYVLIDCPPSLGLLTINAMTLVDEVIIPIQCEYYALEGVGQLLNNISMIRQYLNTDLHISAILLTMYDGRTNLAEQVAEEVRGHFGDVVIKTLIPRSVRISEAPGFGQTVLQYDPSSRGAQSYRDAARELAQRGDYLPGPESGPIGISPAAAHDTER, translated from the coding sequence ATGGCTGAGCAGAATGATAAGAGTGCCCAGCGCGAGAGTGCACTCCATGAGGGCAGGCTTCCGAAACCGGAGCGACCTCGGCTTATCACCATTGCGAATCAAAAGGGTGGCGTAGGGAAAACGACCTCCTCGGTGAACTTGGCAGCGGGATTAGCGGAGGCCGGTTTAAAGGTACTGGTTATAGATATTGATCCCCAAGGTAATGCTTCTACGGCTCTCGGCGTCGAGCACCGAGCAGGAACTACCTCTACCTATGAGTTGCTTATTGGTGACGCCACGGCTGATGAAGCAATGCAAAAGTCCCCGGACTTTGACTCCCTGTACTGCATTCCGGCAACAATTGACCTGGCGGGTGCAGAAATTGAATTGGTCAGTTTGGTGCGTCGGGAATACCGGCTCTATGACGCAGTGCGCGGCGAGTTTTTGGACAAACACCAATTTGATTATGTGTTAATTGATTGCCCACCTTCTCTTGGGTTATTAACGATTAATGCGATGACGCTGGTCGATGAGGTCATTATCCCGATTCAGTGCGAATACTACGCCTTAGAGGGGGTGGGTCAGCTTCTTAATAACATCAGCATGATTCGGCAATACCTCAACACAGATCTTCACATCTCGGCGATTTTGCTGACTATGTACGACGGCCGAACGAATCTAGCAGAACAAGTTGCTGAAGAAGTCCGCGGACACTTCGGCGATGTGGTAATAAAAACCCTCATTCCGCGATCGGTGCGGATTTCTGAGGCACCAGGATTTGGGCAAACTGTCTTGCAGTATGACCCGTCTTCTCGAGGGGCACAATCTTATCGGGACGCGGCGCGAGAGCTTGCCCAACGCGGCGATTACCTCCCGGGTCCAGAAAGCGGACCCATTGGGATAAGTCCCGCAGCGGCACATGACACGGAACGCTAA
- the rsmG gene encoding 16S rRNA (guanine(527)-N(7))-methyltransferase RsmG: MRKVFHVKPEPLSDPELDPTPEVAREIFGTHLSVAVAYHRSLASDGAQRGFIGPREVPRLWERHILNCAVIAEAMPEKASVVDVGSGAGLPGIPLAIARPQLQITLIEPLLKRSTYLQEIVSELGLKNVSVIRGRAEDKAVRFKASGADIVTSRAVAPLGKLCGWSLPLVRRGGMMVAMKGSSVTEEIERDAKAIRNAGGGAPEVVQVGGKYLSQATTLVRIPRVR, from the coding sequence ATGAGAAAGGTGTTTCACGTGAAACCAGAACCACTGAGCGACCCTGAGTTAGATCCGACGCCCGAGGTTGCGCGCGAGATTTTCGGAACGCACCTAAGCGTGGCGGTAGCTTATCATCGTTCTTTGGCTAGCGATGGTGCTCAGCGTGGTTTTATTGGACCTCGTGAAGTTCCGCGGCTGTGGGAACGCCACATTCTTAATTGCGCCGTTATTGCTGAAGCGATGCCGGAAAAGGCCTCTGTGGTTGATGTCGGTTCAGGCGCTGGGTTACCGGGTATTCCGCTCGCTATAGCTCGACCACAGTTGCAGATCACGTTGATTGAACCCCTGTTAAAACGTTCCACCTATTTGCAGGAAATAGTATCTGAACTGGGGTTAAAGAATGTTTCGGTGATCCGAGGAAGAGCAGAAGATAAAGCTGTGCGCTTTAAAGCTAGCGGTGCAGATATCGTGACTTCGCGGGCAGTAGCGCCCTTGGGGAAATTATGCGGTTGGTCTTTACCCTTGGTTCGGCGCGGTGGAATGATGGTGGCGATGAAAGGATCTTCCGTCACCGAAGAAATTGAGCGCGACGCTAAAGCGATTCGTAATGCTGGTGGCGGTGCTCCGGAAGTGGTTCAGGTTGGGGGGAAATACCTGTCTCAAGCTACAACGCTAGTAAGGATCCCCCGAGTCAGGTAG